A genomic window from Pantoea alhagi includes:
- the lolD gene encoding lipoprotein-releasing ABC transporter ATP-binding protein LolD, with protein MSDLNLLQCNKLCKRYQEGSVQTDVLRDVSFTMRPGEMMAIVGSSGSGKSTLLHLLGGLDAPTSGDVLFNGRALSSMSSAQKAELRNRELGFIYQFHHLLPDFTALENVAMPLLIGKKSKQEAQERALEMLRAVGLEKRAAHRPAELSGGERQRVAIARALVNNPRLVMADEPTGNLDARNADAIFDLLGELNVRQGTAFLVVTHDLHLAKRLPAQREMRDGQLSEQVTLAGAL; from the coding sequence ATGAGTGATTTGAATCTGTTACAGTGTAACAAACTGTGCAAACGCTATCAGGAAGGGAGCGTGCAGACAGACGTGTTACGCGACGTCAGTTTCACCATGCGGCCCGGCGAAATGATGGCAATTGTCGGCAGCTCCGGCTCCGGCAAAAGTACGCTGCTGCATCTGCTGGGCGGTCTGGATGCACCTACCTCCGGCGATGTGCTGTTCAACGGCCGCGCGCTCAGCAGCATGTCTTCAGCGCAAAAAGCTGAGCTGCGTAACCGCGAGCTGGGCTTTATCTATCAGTTTCACCATCTTCTGCCCGATTTTACCGCGCTGGAAAACGTGGCGATGCCGCTGCTGATTGGCAAAAAGAGCAAGCAGGAAGCACAGGAACGCGCGCTGGAAATGCTGCGTGCGGTGGGCCTGGAAAAGCGTGCAGCGCATCGTCCTGCCGAACTTTCCGGTGGTGAACGTCAGCGCGTGGCCATTGCGCGTGCGCTGGTTAACAACCCGCGCCTGGTGATGGCCGATGAGCCGACCGGCAACCTGGATGCCCGTAATGCCGATGCGATCTTCGATCTGCTGGGCGAGCTGAATGTGCGTCAGGGCACCGCTTTTCTGGTGGTGACGCACGATCTGCATCTGGCGAAACGGCTGCCCGCGCAGCGCGAAATGCGCGACGGCCAGCTCAGCGAGCAGGTCACGCTGGCAGGAGCGCTGTAA
- the lolC gene encoding lipoprotein-releasing ABC transporter permease subunit LolC, which translates to MYQPVALFIGLRYMRGRASDRFGRFVSWLSTIGITLGVLALVTVLSVMNGFERELEGNILGLMPQALITSDKGSINPQQQPASSLNLQGVRRIAPLTTGDVVLQSARSVAVGVMLGVQPDENDPLTPYLVNAQQQALQPGQYNVILGEQLAAQLGVKRGDQLRLMVPSASQFTPMGRLPSQRLFNVIGTFAANSEVDGYQMLVNQQDASRLMRYPAGNITGWRLWLDKPLEVDSTSQQPLAAGLVWKDWRDRKGDLFQAVRMEKNMMGLLLSLIIAVAAFNIITSLGLLIMEKQGEVAILQTQGLTRRQIMLVFMVQGASAGIIGALLGTLLGVLLASQLNNLMPVIGMFLDGAALPVDISFWQVIAIALTAMALALLSTLYPSWRAAAVQPAEALRYE; encoded by the coding sequence ATGTATCAACCTGTCGCGTTATTTATCGGTTTGCGCTATATGCGCGGACGTGCCTCAGACCGCTTTGGTCGGTTTGTTTCCTGGCTTTCCACTATCGGCATCACCTTAGGCGTGCTGGCGCTGGTTACCGTTCTGTCGGTAATGAATGGTTTTGAGCGCGAGCTGGAAGGCAATATTCTTGGCCTGATGCCGCAGGCGCTGATCACCAGCGACAAAGGCTCAATCAACCCGCAGCAACAGCCCGCCAGCAGCCTGAATTTACAGGGCGTACGGCGCATTGCGCCATTAACCACCGGCGATGTCGTGCTGCAAAGCGCGCGCAGCGTGGCGGTGGGCGTGATGCTCGGCGTGCAGCCCGATGAGAACGATCCTCTGACGCCTTATCTGGTTAATGCACAGCAGCAGGCGCTGCAGCCGGGGCAGTACAACGTGATCCTGGGCGAGCAACTGGCTGCACAGCTGGGCGTGAAGCGCGGCGATCAGCTGCGTCTGATGGTGCCTTCCGCCAGCCAGTTTACCCCGATGGGCCGTCTGCCCAGCCAGCGTCTGTTTAATGTGATTGGCACCTTCGCCGCCAACAGCGAAGTTGACGGCTATCAGATGCTGGTAAACCAGCAGGATGCCTCGCGGTTAATGCGTTACCCGGCGGGCAATATTACCGGCTGGCGGTTGTGGCTGGATAAACCGCTGGAAGTGGACAGTACCAGTCAGCAGCCGCTGGCGGCGGGCCTGGTATGGAAAGACTGGCGCGATCGCAAAGGCGATCTGTTCCAGGCGGTGCGCATGGAAAAAAATATGATGGGGCTGCTGCTTAGCCTGATCATCGCCGTCGCGGCGTTTAACATCATTACCTCGCTCGGCCTGCTGATCATGGAGAAGCAGGGGGAAGTGGCGATCCTGCAAACCCAGGGGCTGACGCGTCGGCAGATTATGCTGGTGTTTATGGTGCAGGGCGCCAGCGCCGGCATTATCGGCGCGCTGCTTGGCACGCTGCTGGGCGTGCTGCTGGCCAGTCAGCTTAATAATTTAATGCCGGTTATCGGTATGTTTCTTGATGGCGCGGCATTGCCGGTGGATATCTCTTTCTGGCAGGTGATTGCCATTGCGCTGACGGCGATGGCGCTGGCGCTGTTGTCGACGCTTTATCCATCCTGGCGCGCTGCCGCCGTACAACCTGCTGAGGCTTTACGCTATGAGTGA